Sequence from the Sulfuracidifex tepidarius genome:
AAGGAAAAAGTAAAAAAGGAATAGTATAACAGTTACCAATCCTATAATGTTGTAGTTATTCCTTACAATTATTCGCACTAACCTCCCTAGCTATTATATAGGGTGTATTGGTGAAGAACCAGTGCCGCCACGGGGATTTGAACCCAGCACAAACGGATGTTTAAAACGTTTCCATAAATCGTTAAAAAGAAACGTAAGGTATTTCACGAGAGAAGGGAGAACTGATTTACATAAAATAATGAATATTGATATAGCAATCAGTAGATGAGACAACGTTTCCTATTTATGTTAACTCTCAATTTCATGTTATTATGCAAATAGTGTAACAATCTGAGCTATAAGAATATAAGAAGATACGATGCAAATTCCTTGACTTAGAAGTATTTTCTACGAAATAATTCAAACAGTCTGCTTAGCCATTAAACTGGCTATTCCAAGAGCAGGATCATTCCAAAGAATATATAAATGATCTGAAAGGTGGAACCAATGTCGTACAGCACTAGATTAGCAAGACTATTACTTAATATCGAGGAAGAGTAGAACACACTTTCAGATATGGACACGCTATATAAAATATAATATTTGATAATATTTCTCAAAATCTCTATCATAAAACTAGCTAAAATATCAAATGGAACTAGTAGTAACTTCATATCAGAGTCTTCCATGCTACTCCACCCCAATTCCTTAAGTAAGGCTCGTAGAGAACATTTTCTATATTTTTCTTACCTCCATGGGGAGCCAGCCTCTAGTTATCTTCCACCAGATGCTAACTCAGTTAAATTTTTCAAGAGTGAGTTTCTAGAAATTTAGTATATCTTTCTAATTCTTCTAAAGTTAATGAGCCTTTTGCCGGAACTGCTAGTATTTTCTGCTTTTTTGTGATACCCTTCATACGTTAAAAAACGTTAAATCTTCCTTAGCAGGTTTACTTAATTCATAATAATATCGTAGTTAGTTAAAAGTTGAGTTATGAAACTCTTTCCAGTAGGTTTACTAAAATAGCAATATTGTTCCCATTGTCGCGAGAGCGAGCCCTCACAAAGAAAAAATCGGGATCCGGGCAGTAACTGCTTAGAATTTCTATTCAGTAAACTGGAGAGTTTATTCTAGACTACACCTTTAATAACCTCTGGGAAAATTTATACATATGAATACTGGTAAGGACGGAGAATATTATTATGCTGAGTTAAGCAAAGACGAAGTAATTAAGCTTAAGGGGATTGTGGAAAAGAAAGCTAAGGAGAGAACCAACGTCCGTAAACCTTCTTATGAGACCCAACTTCCCAAATAAATATGATACAATTTTTTGAATCTATATTGTAAAGTATTCTTATGTCTCCAGTAACTTCTATTGAAAAAGTAGGATTACCATGCTTATCCTTTCCTAACTTTTCCTGGAATATTTGAAGGGATTATCTAGTAATAATAGCACCTTATCTAAGATAAGCATAACTAACTTATCACTTGCAAAATTATCTAGAAGATAATCAGCTAATTCATCAAGATTATTTATCCTCTTACTAAACATTATCCTTAATTTCCATTCGATGCAAACCACAATAAAAGTAATAGAAAATGTATTTAAAAACTTTTCTCTTTACGTATATTATTTTGTTATAAATAATAGTTGTGAAAAATAAAGTAGAGTCACTGTTTCTCTTGTCGTCCTGGGACTTTACTCCCCAGTTTACCTCTCAAGGGTTTCTTGTTAACTTAGGACTATGCAGTACATGCAGGAAAGGAGGTTCGCGAAGTAGCAGAAAGCTAGATAACCTGCTATGACCGTGAAAGAGTTACAAAAAGAATGAAAGCCTCGACTCTCTGAGGCAGGTATGGATAGCCCCCTTATATTTAAATGCTCCTTTTTCCAAAGGCTCCTTAATGTCTATGAGGGGTAAGGCGATCAGAGCAACTGTTTCGATGAAAATCCCCCTCTGAACCCCTCCTAGCTCTTTTGAATAGCTACGTGAAAACACTGCGTTTCACCCTGTTTTGGTTAAAGGAGAACGTGAAAAATCTAGGAGAGAAGAGAGCACTATGAAGAGTCCACGAGGAGTTATACAAGAGGCTAAGAGAGGGATATGATCTACCGTCAGTTGCTGAGGACTGCTATCGTGACGCTCTCGCGACGTACAAGGGTTGGCATAGTAACCTTAAGAAAGGTCGTTTCCATAGGGTGTACAAGCCCACTTTGGTTGACACCTAAAGAGAAGTGGGCTAAGGCGAACCTCCTCCACTTATCATCACTCTTCACGTATATTCCCACCTATGTGAAGATGTCCAGGGGCATATGGAAGGGATCTCTCGATGGAGAGTAGGAGAAACTAAGGGAAGTCACCGAGGAGAGAACCGAGAGCGAAGAAAGGTATAGAAGAACATTCCCCACACCACTGACCTCGGGAAAGTGTGGGTCTGTGGCGTCGTGGTGGGTATGATCCATCGTCTAGTGCGTACTTCCCTGTGACCAAGCTCATCGATGATGAGGTTCCCCGCTACGGAGAGGACACCTGCCAACATAAGGTAGGGAAGTGATATATATATACATCTTCTTTGCATCATTTCCTTGCGTGCAGTGTTCTCCCTCTTCGCGTTTTCGAAACGTGGGAGTAAAAGCTAAAGTTTGTAGCTTGACCTCAGGAAGGAGAAAAGGAAGAGAGTGACGAAGATAGCGCTCAGCACGGAGTCCACCAGGTACACGTACGGGAAGTCCACGTGTATCAAGCCTATGGATTCGCCTAAGTAACCCGCTACGGGAGAGACGGAGGAGAACACGTAAGACATCAGGTCGGAGTGCAGTCTCAACGACTGGTACGTCAGTAACGCTACCTGCGACGATATTGACGTCATGAACGAGAAAAGGAAGGAGAGAGTGAGAGCAAGTCGTGAGAGCATGAACAAAAGCGAGACGCAAGAGAAGAGTACCACGGTGAATACTGTGTCCAGGTAGAGGTTCCACTCGCCGGTGACCAAGGGGAAGACCAAGTCCACCGCTGAGAAGAGGAGGTCCCACGCGAGGACTGAGACCACCTTGGCTACCCCTATTCCCTTCCACGTCTTGAGCATGGAGAGCTCGAACACCGTGACGTCGTCCTCCCTGTAAACGTGCGACACACCTCCTACCACTACCAAGGGAACCGTGAATATCCCTATAAGGAAGGACTCTATCTCCTTGACCCCAAGTACGTAGCCGAAGAACTGAAAACCGACACACAAGAAGAGGAGGAAAGCTGTGGACAAGGGGAAAAGCCCCTTGAAGTACCACTTAACTGCACGTGTATAGCTTCCTGACTCCCGCTCTCTTGAACCCAACTATCTCACCCTTCTTCACCAGTGACGAGAGTAAGTCCTCGTCTCCCTTGACAAGGGCGACGTTTCCGAAGTCGCACAACGCGTCCAACCTCAGCTTTCCCCTATAATAGACCTCGTATATGTCTCCCCTGTAGAGTTCCTCCACGGTCCCGTACCACTTCAGCCTTCCGTCCTGGAGTACCACTATCACGTCTCCCATCCACTCCGCCTCCTCTGGGACGTGGGTGGTGACGATCGTGTCCGAGTCGAGAGAGAGCATGGCCTTCCTGAGCTTGCTCTCCACGTTGACGTCCAGATGAGAGAAGGGTTCGTCGAAGACCTTTACCTCGGACTCGGAGCACATCACGGAAACCGCTTGGACCAACTGTGTCTGACCGCTGGAGAGACCAGACAGATAGAGGGGGTAAATCTCCCTGGGAATAAGGGAGGTATCGCAGCCGTACTCCTTCTCCAGGAAGGAGACCAGGTCCTTCACCTTCATGTTGAACAAGAAGCGTGGCTTCTCGAACTGGAAGCTTATCATTTTCACCGCCTTCTCCCTCTCCCTGTAAGGGACTACTCCATTGACCTTGAGCTCTCCCTTCGTGGGCTTCAGGATGGAGGAGAGAATTGAGAGGAAAGTGGTCTTGCCCGAGCCGTTAGGTCCCAGGAGGGCTATCCTCTTACCTTCCACCTGAAAGGTCACGTTGAGGACCTCCCTGTCGAAGACCTTAACCAGCGAGTCTGCTTGTACCTTCATCACGATCGCCCTTCACCTGAGATACCTCCAGTACACCCATATAGCTGCAGCTACCACGAAGAAGAGTATAGAGTACCTCAACATGGGGACTGCGGTGGAGTAGACGAGCCCTCCCCAGTCCTCAACAGGACGAATGTTGGAGGAGTATAACTTCAAGGTGAAAGTCACCAAGGCATGTTGGTTAGATTTGGGGAGGGCCTCCTCGAGGGCACCGCGGTAGAGGAGCGCCACCTCACTTTCCGTTGAGCTGGTCACCTTGACCTCCGTTGAAACCGGGTCTAGGGAGACCGTGCTTTGTAACTTGTATGTCTCGGCCATACCGTTGTTCAGGAGGACAGAGTGGAGGGGAAAACCGGGGAGGGTAGAGGACAAGCAGTACGCCTCACCTAGGAAAGGAGATGACACCTGAGATTCCGTGGTTCCAGCGTGCAGGATGTAAGTTCCGTTATTGTACACGAAGGAGAAAGCCTCATTGCCTTGGTGGTACGTACTCAGGACTAGGGCTATCAGCGGAGACTCCTTGGTCAGCACCGTGACCTTATGGAAGCGAGAGACAGACGAGTTCCCCGAGGAGTTGTATGCGTAGCACACTGTGTGAACGGTGAAGTTCTCCCCGTTGTATGTTATGTTGATCTCAGCGCTGATAGACTGCGTGGAGAGGGAGGGGATCACGTACTCCGTGCCGTTCAGGACGTACGTCACGGTTGAACCCTTCTCCAGTCCTGGGTTGAGGGAATAGTACAGCGAGTAATAGCTCAGCGAAGGTATGAATAGGATGAACGCACCTAAGGCTACCAAAGACACAACGAGAGCTATGACGATCCCGCTCTTAGTTCCCTGCCTCACCTTACCTCACCGCCCTCCTACCGAGGTAGCTCCAGAGCACTACGGCAATAGCGAAGAATATTATAGACATGCTGAACATCAACTCGAAGCTATAGAGCATAACCTTAGACCAGTCCTCCTGGGGTCTCATGTTACCTGATACCAGACTTATGATAAGGGAGCTCTCAGAGTCCGTCAAGTTCAGGTGTGTCTTCCCTGAGACGAGGCAGATAGGGTATATGCTCTTAAGCACTGCGGATGTCATGGAGTTGGTGGTGTTAGCCAAAGTCATGTTGAGCTCAGAGTCGTTCACCTCGAACGAACCTGCAGGGACGCTCCTGGTGTAACCTATATCGGAAATTTTAGGTGCGTAAAGCAGACACGTACTGTAGGAGACCGCTAAGTCGCCCTCCATGGGGACGTCTACCACTTGAGGGCCGACGGGGCACAGCTCCTGGTTGTTCTCCACCACGTAAGGTGGATATCCGAAGTACCTTGAGAAGTCTCCGTCATATTTACCCTTCATCACGGGAAACGTGATGCCCTTCACGTGACCTAGGTTGACGAAGTGCAGGGTCAGTGAATAAGCCGGGATTGAATAGTGGACGTGCCTAAGCGTGAAGCTTACTGTTGTCCTGTGGAGGGAGTAGTTGAAGAGGAAAGCCTCTATGACCGGGGAGTCCTCAGGAAGGCATAGGGTCTTGCTGAACCTAGCTGAGTTATCTGACCCTACTTGGTACTCCCCGGTCTCCGTCAATCTGAAGATCCCTTTACCCTCATAGGTGAGCGTGACGTTAGAAAGGATGTGCCCGGTTATAGAGAAATATGAAGAGTTTTCCACTATGAACTGGGTGGGGGAATCCCTCGTGGTAAACGTGAAAGTGACCCCCTTCTCCAAGGAAGGTCTCAAGGAATTGTAATACAGATAGTAAGACGTAAACGGCACGAACAGGATAACCACTCCCACTATTACGAGTAAGGAGACAATTATAATCAAACTTCTTCTCTTTATGAACATTTCTTTCACCTTCTCTCTCTTTATCAGTCAAAAACGGAAAAAATACATATATTGATTTTTTGCCTTGTTGAATAACAAGTTAGTCTAGATCCATCGTGAAAGCTAGTGTTTATCGGCAACTGATAGACGTTAGTATATCTGTATCCAGGTAGAGTGCATTGTCCATGATTCACATACACTGTAGTTGAGTTATCTTTGAAGTCAACAAAGTTATATAGGTTTACAGCTCCAGTCGGTAGAAGCATTTGAAGCCATGGAGGTAAAAGGATTGCTGCTGGAGAAGGGCTATATGCCATGAGAGTCCATTCCTGTAGCTCGACAGCGTCTTTTCCGTTAACAGTTGTTATATATACTATATGACTATGAAAATCACTAACATAAACATTTTCAAACATTGTACCTGCTGCGTTAGGATGTGGAAAGTTAATACAGGTAAATCCTACTATATGGTTTAGCTCACAATAATGAAATTGTACTGTCAAGCACGCTTTTCCTAGATGCCCAAAGAGTGGAGCCCTAATATTCCCTTGGTTCGTAACACTATTAACCTCAGCCTCATTGACGCTTGCCAAACTTATCGTTGGAAACATGGCCAACACGACGAACACAAAAAAGTCTAAGGGCAACAGCCCTTACTAATAACGTTTTAACTTTCATTATTTTTTCACCTTATTATAGCCTTGTAATATACTTACTTTTATATCTGACTCTACAGATCTACTTTTCACTGTACGCTTTATTCAAGGAATTTACTGATTTACAATAGACCAAAATTACTATTTTTTCGCTAAATGGAAAGATCCGTGGAGTAAGAAGAGAGCTCGCTATCCTGGTTTCCCTTGCCGGCTGTATTTTACGGAAGTGAGAGCTTGCTTTCTATCTATACCTAGATTGAAAGAAAGTTGAGTGTGAGCCACTGACAGATTTACGTGAGGGGTATATCACGTATGTGTTAGTACTGCAACCTATGATTCATACTAAAACCTGATTTTAGAGTATTACATCCTCATAGGTCAATCGCATTCATGTATTTACACCAACGAGGTGGAAGAGGAGAACAGCGAAACCTTTCTGAAAGCTCCCAGCTCACATCGGATCTATTATGAATACGAAAGGTACCCTGGGGACGGGGAATTAAAAAAGAGTGGTTGAGTGTCTCGCAGTGGGGCTGGGGGGATTTGAACCCCCGACCTCAAGGGCCCAAGCCTTGCGTCCTGGTCCAAGCTAGACTACAGCCCCAACGGATGTATATCTAAAAAACCAAATATTATAATCTTTCCCCGGACACGCGGGGAGAAAAAATGCGAGGAAGGACGTAAGGGAACCCGAGGAGACATCTAAGGAAACCGAAGCAAGGGTTGCAATAAATCTTATCAATAGAAAGATTTGAAGGGAAATCGCCTTCATCCTCCACGGGGAACCGAGGGAAAGAGACAACCAATAAGAAGGAGGTGATTTTTAAAGGGGAAAATGGAAGCGGGGAGACTCACGTAGCTAAAAACGAGACCTAAGGGAAAAAATGAGAGAAAAGGAGGAGAGAAAGGTCCGCCTCTAGTCTCAGAACTCTGACTTCTGTAGCTTCAAGCCGAGGGAGTCCGCTATCTTAACGTCGGCGTTGAGGTCTTCCTTTGAAGGGGCTTGGAGCATGTAACCTCCTATCATATCGTTTTCGTACTTTGAGGAGCTCTTGAGCAGATAGTAGACTGCCTTCCTTTCGGGCCACTTTATCTTCCCTACATCGATCAACTCAGTTGTCACCTTTGCGTTAGGTAGTATTTCCTTCAGTAGCTTCTCTCCCAACATTGCATTAACCTTGTCTAGATCGTTCACGTCTTTACCCTTGAACTGAGATACTAACTTCTCCTCCACCTCCTTGTCCACGGTCTTCTCCCCAGTGAGGACGCCTTTCACCAGCTTCATGGCAGCGCAGTCAGTGTGTGGCATGAAGATCACCTCTTCTGGAGACAGCTTCCTCAGCGTCTCCTTCACTGCGTTAACGTTGGCTCCGGCGTTCCTTATTACCATCACTCCTTCTCCCATTTTCTTCATTACTTCTTCCGTTAGCCTGTAGTCCATACAGGATAAAACTACTTTCATATGGTAGTAATGTTTATATGGGTTTAAATTCTTTAAGTATCCTATTCTTTAAGTATCCTAGGAAGTTAAAGACACGGGAGAGGAAGTTATAGTTTTGTTTTGAAATCTTAATCATATCTACTTTTTAACTTCCCCATATGAAATGTGACCGTGGACTTCGATAACTTATCGGGGAAATTCAGGTCTTTCTTCCTCTCCTCGGGAGGGTTTTTCCTGGATGGTTACGATCTGTCGGTTATATCCTTCGCCCTGTTCTTCCTGGGCAAGGAGATGTCGTTGAACCCTTACCAAGAAGGTCTGGTGTCTTCAGCGTCGTTGATGGGGATGGGGATAGGTGCTGTCCTTTTCGGTGCTCTCTCCGACAAGCTCGGGAGGAAGAGGCTCATGGGTGTAGATCTGTTCTTCTTCTCGGTCTTCGCTGTCCTATCAGCGCTCTCCAACAACTTCCTCCAGCTTTTCGCTTCACGTTTCCTCTTGGGAGTGGGAATCGGCGGGGACTATCCTATAAGCAGTACTGTAGTGTCGGAGTTTTCTCCCACCAGATCCAGGGGGAGGTACCTCACAGGGTCGGTTTCCATGTATTGGCTCGGGACATTGTTCTCGGCTTTCATGAACTTAGTGTTCATCCACACTGGAGACTACTTCTGGAGGTACTCCTTCGCAGTGGGAGGCCTGATTGCTGTACCTATAATCGCTGGAAGGATAAAGCTCGCCGAGTCACCCAGATGGCTCATATCCAAGGGAATGGTAAAGGACAGTGTGACCCAAGGGGAGGAGAACAAGGGTGTAACGTGGAGGGATCTGTTGAGGGGGAAGATAGGGGTGACATTGGTGTCCCTCTCTGCTATATGGTTCCTTTTCGACGTAGCGTCCTACGGCATAGGGCTTTACTACCCTTCCCTGCTTAGGGAGTTCGCCTTCCCGTCGGAGTACGAAACACTTTACGGAACTATGCTAATATCCTTGGGAGCGCTTGCGGGGTACTTGGTAGCTGAGAGCGTTGTAGACTCGTTAGGCAGGAGGTTCACCTTGATTGTGGGACTGCTATCCATGTCTGTCCTACTGCTGATGGGTGGTGTTACGTCAGTGACTGGTGCTTCCCTCGTACCTTACTTCATGTTCTTCGTTGCCATGGAGCAGTGGGCTGGTGCAGTGACTTTGTTTTACCCCACAGAGGTATTCCCAACTTCTGTCAGGTCTACCGCTCAGGGGATTACGACCGCTTTCAGCAGGGTAGGTGCAGTTCTAGGGGTCTTCCTCTTCCCGTCTATGGTTAAGGGACTAGAGCTATCACATTCCCTAATGCTCTTCGGTTTAACCTCAGCTCTCGCCTTGGTGATAAGCGTGATAGTCGTGAAGGAGACTAAATCCAAGAGACTTGAAGACATAGCGTTAAGCCAGAAGAGTTAAATTTCGTCTGGTTCTCAGAGATCAGGTTTTTTTTTGTTTTATAACTCTTTTTATAACTCTTTTTGCGGTAGAGTAATGAAGGACTTCCGTGCGGTCAAAAGCCGATTTTATTAGAGGAAGCTTCCTCAGACCTCAACGAGGAAAGAAACGTTTTCGGCTGATAATGTAAAAATAACGACCGAACCGTTGATAAGGTCTATGTATGTGACAACACGATTTTTAATCCAAGGGAGAAAGAGTGAGTACATATCCCGATAGAACTCTTGTCATCGCTAATTGACAATGAGTTCTATCATGCGATGGAGGGGAAAAGGGGTTGTGTACCTCTGCTTGCGATAGAATAGCAATTACTACGTCTTGAGAATTTGTGAACTTTACAACGTCACCAGAGATCCAACCCTACTTTGTCCAGAGATGTGAGCCAACTTATGAACTTCTTAGCGTTCTCACCCATGAATATGGAACCGTGCTGAGGGGCCACGACCTCGATCTCCAGATTTGAGATCCTCCTCTGCCAGAGGTCTATTGCCTTCCTTGACGCTATGTACCTCCTGTGGAAGGGTTCCATGTACTTCCTGTGCTCATCGAAGTTCTCCACTATTAGATACCATGTGCCCTCAGGGTAAACTGCAGCCCCCATGTCTCCGGAGAAGTAGATCTTCAAGGTAGGGTCGTAGTAGTGGAAGTTACCCGGCGAGTGCATGAAGTGAGCAGGAATAGCCTTCACCTTGGACTTGCCCACGTTTATCTCCATTCCCTCGTCTGGTATATCTACTATCCTGTCTTTGACCGAAACTCCGAGGTGTGGGATGAACCTTTCCCAGAGTGCCGACACGTAAAATGAAGCGTTGGGGAACATGTCCAGAAGCAGGTTGAGTGAACCTATAACGTCAGGGTCTTGGTGGCTGTACATGACCTTGGTCACCTTTTCCGGTTCAACGAAGTTCTGGACGTTGTTGAAGACCCTCTCGAACACGAAATATCCTCCTGGGTCTATCAATGCAGCCTCGTCCCCGTCAATTACAAGGTATTGGTTAGTTAGTATCCCTTTTTCACTCTCGCTCTCGTCCAGCCCTAACCAGACGAACTTGTGGTTTGCGTCCTCTCCTATCACGTACGGTTTATGAACTTGAAGCATTATATAGAAAATAACCTGAAGAAAATAATAAGGTGTTGCTTTTACTCGGCTTGAAAAGTAAATTAACGGAGTTAAAACGGTCTTGGTTCAGGACATCAGCTAGATTGCCAACATCCCCATTATGAAAATCATATACACGATTGAAAGTGAGGCTATGGTCTGCCCTAACTTGATGAGCTTTCTCATGCCCTTGAGGTAAAAGACTGAGAGGACGATAAGGGTTATTGAAAGTATGAACGTGTTCACGTCTATGGAATCGATGATGAGGACTTGAGTTGCAGGAAGACTGGTATGAAGGAGTGTGAGGAAAGTGGGTCTACCCTGTTCGTTATACATTATCGCACCTGATGCGAAGGTCACGAACATGGAGGACAGAGCAAGAGGCATAACTGCGTCCCTCATGGACTCGAAGTCTACCTTCAGGAGAGACGTAGAGATCACGAGGCCAGCGAAGAAGACCCCGGTCATCACGTGGACGTAGTTGAGGTAGATCAAGTCCCCTGTTAGGAGAGAAACGTATAGCCCGAAGACCGGGAGGAGTGAAATGAGGTTTATCCTTCTGAACATTTCGATAAATGAGGTGAGCCTGATTTAAGGTTTAAAAGAGCAGTAGCTTTTTATAGACCTCTGACTTCAGCCCTCTAGGGAATAGGGGACGCTCACGTTGGACACAACCATGACAGCCCACATCCCCATCTCTGCATGGCCCGGGAAACCGCAGGCTAACCAGTAGACCCCAGGTGAGGAGTCCCACAGCGTGTATGCGGCCTCTCCCGGTTGCACGAAGGAGCTGTCGTAAGTCGATGGGGAACCTCCTACTGTAGCTAGGATTTCACCGTCATGTGCTATGTAAACTGAGTTGGGGACGGGAGTAGTGTTTCTCACCACGTTTAAGTTGTGCGGTAACTCGCTTCCGTCGTAAAGGGATATGTTCACAGTCCAACCTTCAGGTATGTAGACCTTCAACATGCCGTTCACAGTCCCGTTTATGTTCACACCACCGTTAACGTTTGGGTTGACACATAGATGCAGGAAGACCTCGTGTCCCTTATGCGGTAAGATCTTGGCTCCATCAGGGAGGTGAGTGGTTGTCACGTTTGTAGTCGACGTGGTACTGGTGACACTCTCTTGAGATTGGCTCGTCTGTTTCGAGGTCTCGAGGTAAAAGAACGAAGCTGTCAAGACCAGGAGTAAGGTAACCAATGGTACAACGTAATTCCTGTTCATAAATTTTTTTGAAATAGATTCACTTTAAAGTGATATCACCGACAACCATATTATAGATTCCTGGGTCTCATTAGTGTTCACCTTACCTCACGAAGGACCGTGAAGCGTGAGCGGAAAGTAACTTGCAAAGCTGAAAAGAACGCTCATTTTATCATGAGTCCGCTTTGAATTTGAACGAAAACCGGGCGCCCATGGTCCTGGGTCTAATACGAGAATTTAGCGTGACATGAACACGACTTGGATTTCAAGTCTTTACATGAATCAAGATCTGTCTGTAGTCTTCTTCAAATTGGTCTGTTTGGTCTGATTGAAGTAAAAAAGCGTGTTCCTCCTGCAGCCTAGGCGGTCTTGATAGATACATGTACATGTTAACAATAGTGATGCAGAACGGGGCCATGATTAGAACTTGAGATCAGGGTAAGTGATATTATTATATGTGTATGTATATATATACGCCATTTCATAAGAAATAAGAGATGCAGTGTTTATGCTACAGTTTGAGAAAGGACTTAGAAAGCTGAAAACTTCAGTTACGTGCAGGTCGTCTTCTTATACCTAAGTAACCTTGGTATAAGTTCCAGGCAGAGATGGAAAACTCGAAGACAGTATCGACTAAGATGATGTATGAGAGAAGTGGAGGGGAACCCAGGTAAAAGTACGGGAAACCACCAACGTGGCCAAGGAAAGCTTGTACACCAGTAGCCTAAACGTTGAGGAGGCTATCTTCTTGATGAAGAAGTTACCCTCGTAAGCGTTTCCTACCCTAGAGAGCGCCGTCCCGGTGGTGAGGAAGTCGTCGAAGTGGGCGAAGTAGAAAGCGAAGATCTCGACCCACAATTACCTCCTGTACACCAGGATTACCCCTATCAGGATAGAGATTCCCACGCCTATCAACGCAAGGTTGATGTCGTGTGCAGTAATCGTGAATTGAAAGGAATGGGCATAGCGGAGGTGGACGTGAGCGAATGAGTGGCGTTCTGCGGTTCAGTTGCGTTCTCACCTATGATTATTGAACCGTTCTGTCTGCCCACCCACGGAAAAACCGAAAAGTTTACCGTCTCAGGAAGCAATTGGCTCATAAGGAAAAAATTAAACTCTTTATTTATTGTTTTTCGTAAGTCGGGTCAAGATTGTATGAATGGAGGCGAGTCGGTATATGACAGGTTAATGGTACCGGTAGCATTTGAGAATCATTACTCCCATAGCGTCGACGTTGATACTACCTTTATCAGATAGGAACTGAAAGACAACGTACGCGTATTAGTTGTCGTAATAACCCTAAAAATATAGAATTTGGTTTCTTTACATATAGCGTTTATCTCCATATTCCACTTGGTTAGAAACCACCTAGGACTATTTGACGTCTCTTTTCAACTATTCGTATTTTGATGGCAAAAATTAACGTGTTGCCAAGCCTTATAAACGCGTTTCGGCGATCGTAATACTAGACGTGAAAATGACGAGAGGAAAGACGCGTTATAAATACGGGGATTATATTTTACGTGATGAGGAAAGGTCGGCATTACGTTTACAAGGTAGAGCATGAGGAAGGTAACGTAAGGGAAACTTACGTAGGACCTTTAACCGATGTAGTTGAATCGTATATCAAATTGAAATCAGGGTAGTAGGGGGTACCCCCTACAAGGGGGTGTGGGGGTATCCCACAGTGCGGCCGCCGGGATTTGAACCCGGGACCTCCGGCGTGGCAGGCCGGCGTCCTAATCCATGCTAGACTACGACCGCACATCATTTAAGACTACCCTGAGGTAAAAAAGTTTTTT
This genomic interval carries:
- a CDS encoding DUF1286 domain-containing protein, coding for MMQRRCIYISLPYLMLAGVLSVAGNLIIDELGHREVRTRRWIIPTTTPQTHTFPRSVVWGMFFYTFLRSRFSPR
- a CDS encoding ATP-binding cassette domain-containing protein, with translation MKVQADSLVKVFDREVLNVTFQVEGKRIALLGPNGSGKTTFLSILSSILKPTKGELKVNGVVPYREREKAVKMISFQFEKPRFLFNMKVKDLVSFLEKEYGCDTSLIPREIYPLYLSGLSSGQTQLVQAVSVMCSESEVKVFDEPFSHLDVNVESKLRKAMLSLDSDTIVTTHVPEEAEWMGDVIVVLQDGRLKWYGTVEELYRGDIYEVYYRGKLRLDALCDFGNVALVKGDEDLLSSLVKKGEIVGFKRAGVRKLYTCS
- a CDS encoding carbonic anhydrase; translation: MKVVLSCMDYRLTEEVMKKMGEGVMVIRNAGANVNAVKETLRKLSPEEVIFMPHTDCAAMKLVKGVLTGEKTVDKEVEEKLVSQFKGKDVNDLDKVNAMLGEKLLKEILPNAKVTTELIDVGKIKWPERKAVYYLLKSSSKYENDMIGGYMLQAPSKEDLNADVKIADSLGLKLQKSEF
- a CDS encoding MFS transporter produces the protein MDFDNLSGKFRSFFLSSGGFFLDGYDLSVISFALFFLGKEMSLNPYQEGLVSSASLMGMGIGAVLFGALSDKLGRKRLMGVDLFFFSVFAVLSALSNNFLQLFASRFLLGVGIGGDYPISSTVVSEFSPTRSRGRYLTGSVSMYWLGTLFSAFMNLVFIHTGDYFWRYSFAVGGLIAVPIIAGRIKLAESPRWLISKGMVKDSVTQGEENKGVTWRDLLRGKIGVTLVSLSAIWFLFDVASYGIGLYYPSLLREFAFPSEYETLYGTMLISLGALAGYLVAESVVDSLGRRFTLIVGLLSMSVLLLMGGVTSVTGASLVPYFMFFVAMEQWAGAVTLFYPTEVFPTSVRSTAQGITTAFSRVGAVLGVFLFPSMVKGLELSHSLMLFGLTSALALVISVIVVKETKSKRLEDIALSQKS
- a CDS encoding MBL fold metallo-hydrolase, producing the protein MLQVHKPYVIGEDANHKFVWLGLDESESEKGILTNQYLVIDGDEAALIDPGGYFVFERVFNNVQNFVEPEKVTKVMYSHQDPDVIGSLNLLLDMFPNASFYVSALWERFIPHLGVSVKDRIVDIPDEGMEINVGKSKVKAIPAHFMHSPGNFHYYDPTLKIYFSGDMGAAVYPEGTWYLIVENFDEHRKYMEPFHRRYIASRKAIDLWQRRISNLEIEVVAPQHGSIFMGENAKKFISWLTSLDKVGLDLW
- a CDS encoding sulfocyanin-like copper-binding protein is translated as MNRNYVVPLVTLLLVLTASFFYLETSKQTSQSQESVTSTTSTTNVTTTHLPDGAKILPHKGHEVFLHLCVNPNVNGGVNINGTVNGMLKVYIPEGWTVNISLYDGSELPHNLNVVRNTTPVPNSVYIAHDGEILATVGGSPSTYDSSFVQPGEAAYTLWDSSPGVYWLACGFPGHAEMGMWAVMVVSNVSVPYSLEG
- a CDS encoding putative integrase; translation: MRKGRHYVYKVEHEEGNVRETYVGPLTDVVESYIKLKSG